The genomic segment GACGGCTTCGGCTTCGCGGACACGCGCGGTGCGGCCCGCCGTTACTTCCACATCGACGCGCAGTCGATCGTGGTCGGCGTGCTGACCGAGCTGGCGCGCGAGGGCAAGGTGGACCGCTCGGTCCTGAAGCAGGCGGTCGACCGCTACCAGCTTCTGGACGTCGCGGCGGCCGACCCGGGCGCGGCGGGCGGCGACGCGTAGGCAGTACGGCGCGCCCGGCAGGGCGGAGAAGCGAGCCGGAGGGCGGCGGGATCGGTTCCCGTCGCCCTCCGGCTTTCCCGCTTGCGTCTGCGGGCCCGTCAGGACGTGCGGTGCGTCGCGCGATCCGGCCGGTTCCGCGACCCCGTACGGCCGCGTGAGCCGGGGAGCTTGCGCGTGGTGCGTCCGGGGCCCGCCACGGTCCGGGTACCCGCCTTCAGCTCTCCCAGACCTTGAAGGCCCGGATGCGGTACGGCGATTCGGGTGCCCAGGTGCCGCCGCCCGGGTACGTGTCGAACTCGCCGGTCTCCGCGCACTCCGCCGACTGGTACGTGGTGACGGGCCGTCCCGTGCGGTTGGCGAGGGCTTCCGCGCTGCCCCCCTCCGGCAGCGCGGTGCAGCTCTCGATGTCGATGTCCGACAGCTCGTACACCTGGCGGGCGCCCTTGAACTGCGCCTTCTGCCAGAGACAGAGCTCCCCCGGGCCGCAGGCGCGCAGCGTCGGCGGGGCGGCCGCTCCGGCGTGTGCGGGTGTGAGGATGACGGCGGCGAGTGCGGCTGCCGTGACGGTCGCGGGCATGGTCGTACGCATGTGCTGAACCCCCGTGTGAAGCGGATCTTCTGACTGCTCGGTTCTTCTGACTGCACTGTGGACCCGCTCGCCGGTGCGCCGGAAGGGGTACGGACGCCGCCCACCCTGATAGGCGAAAGCCCCCCAGGATGTCCCTGAGGGGCTTTCCCTGATCCCGGGGGGCTCAGATGTGGCCGACTCCCGCGCCCGCCTCCGCGTTGTCGCCGCGCTTGGTCAGGAACGCGACGAACACCGCGACCACGGCGACGCCGGTGGCGACCAGGCAGGCCATGCCCATGCCCGACATGAAGGTGTCGTGCGCGACGGTGGTGATCTGGTCGGCGACGGACGGCGGAGCCTTCGGCGGCACCGGCGCCACGCCGACCTGGACGGCCTCCGCCGCCTTGTCGAGCTGGGCCTCGCTCAGCGGCGGGAGCTTCGCGTCGGCCCAGTTCTCGGGCAGGTCGCTGTCGACCTTCGAGGCCATGACGGCGCCGAGGACGGCCGTGCCGAGGCTGCCGCCGATCTGCATCGCGGCCTGCTGGAGGCCGCCCGCGACACCGGAGAGCTCCATCGGCGCGTTGCCGACGATGACCTCGGTGGCGCCGACCATGACGGGGGCGAGGCCGAGGCCGAGGAGGGCGAACCAGATCGACATGAGGCCGCTGCCGGTGCCGGCCTCCAGCGTGGACATGCCGTACATCGCGATGGCCGTGCAGAGCATGCCGCCCGCCAGCGGGATGCGCGGGCCCATCTTGGTGATCATGGCGCCCGCGAGCGGCGAGCCGATGATCATCATGCCGGTGAGCGGCAGCAGGTGCAGACCGCTGTCGACAGGGCTCATCCCGTGCACGTTCTGCAGGTAGAAGGTGACGAAGAACAGTCCGCCCATGAACGCGATGGCCATGAGCACCATCAGGACCACGCCCGCGGACAGCGGCACGGAGCGGAACAGCGCCAGCGGGATGAGCGGCTCCTCGACCTTCGACTCCCAGACCGCGAAGAGCGCGAAGCTCACCACGGAGGCGCCGATGAAGGTCCAGGTCATGCCCGCACCCCAGCCCCACTCGGGGGCCTTGATGAGCGCCCAGACGAGGCAGAACATGGCCGCCGAGAGCAGCGCGATGCCGACGACGTCGAAGGACTTCGGCGCGTTCTCCGCGCGGTGGTCCTTGAGGATGACGATGCCGAGCACCAGGGCGATGATGCCGACCGGCACGTTGATGAAGAAGACGGACTGCCAGCTGACGTGCTGGACCAGGAGGCCGCCGAGGATCGGGCCGCCTGCCGTGGACGCGCCGATGACCATGCCCCAGATGCCGATGGCCATGTTGAGCTTCTCGGCCGGGAACGTGGCCCTGAGGAGGCCGAGCGCGGCGGGCATCAGCAGGGCTCCGAAGAGTCCCTGGAGCACGCGGAAGGTGACCACGAAAGCGATGCTGTCCGAGAGGCCGATGGCTCCGGAGGCGGCGGCGAAGCCGACCACGCCGATCAGGAACGTCTGCCGGTGGCCGAAGCGGTCGCCGAGCTTGCCCGCGGTGATCAGTGCGACGGCGAGCGCGAGGAAGTAGCCGTTGGTGATCCACTGGACGTCCGCGAAGGTGGCGCCGAGATCCTTCTGGATGGCCGGGTTCGCTATCGCCACGATGGTGCCGTCGAGGGCGACCATCATCACGCCGATCGCCACGGCGAACAGCGTCAGCCAGGGGTGGCCACGGAGCCCCTTGGCCGGGGCCGGAACGGGTGCGGGCTCCGGCGCCTTGTCCGCCTTGTCGACGGTGATCTGACTAGTCATACGGGGAGGCTAGTGACAGCGACTGACAGTTGACAAACCATTTCACAAGTCGGTAACTGTCACGTAGCTCACAGGTATGGTGAACTGGGAAAACGCGACGAGAACGCGACAAAGACGCGAGGGAGAGGGCCACGGTGTGAAGACGACCCGGCCGGCGCCAGGACTGCGCGAGCTCAAGAAGCAGCGCACCCGGGACACCCTCCTGCGCGTGGCACTCGAACTCTTCACGACCAAGGGGTACGAGGAGACGACCGTCGACGAGATCGTCGAAGCGGTCGACGTCTCGCAGCGCACCTTCTTCCGCTACTTCGCCAACAAGCAGGAAGCCGCCTTCGCCGTCCAGGAGATGATCGAGGCGCGCTTCGTCCAGGCCGTGCGCGACCGCCCCGCCCACGAGGCCCCGCTGGAGGCGCTGCGCGGCGCCGTCCTCGGCACCTGGGAAGCGATGGGACAGTCCATCGAGGAGGTCGTCCCCGTCGAACTCCACATGCGCACCTATCAGATGATCGAGTCGACGCCCACCCTGCTCGCCGTCCATCTGCGCCGCTCCATCGAGACCGAGGACGAGGTCGCCCGCGTGATCGCCGAGCGCGAGGGGCTCGACCTGGAGACCGACCCGCGGCCGCGCGTGGCGGTCGCCGCGTTCAGCGGGGTCATGCGGATCACGGGCCGCCAGTGGGGCGCGGGCGAGGACACGAGCCCGGAGTCCATCCGCGCGCTGACGGAGCGGTACCTCGACCACCTGGGGCCCGCACTGGCGGAGGGCTGGCGCACCCCGCACGGAGCGTGACCCGGTGGCGCGGATGCGCCCGCCATGCCTCAATTCACCCTTCAGAAACGTGATCTGCACCACGCGATGCACGGTAAACATCACGGTTCTCCTAGGGTGTTCCGTAGTGACTTCCTTCGACTCCTCCCCTCAACTCAACGCATGGCGCGCGCTGCTCGCGCTTGCCGTCGTGTTCGTCATGCTGGCGACCACCGGCTGGACCGCCGTGCGCCACAACAAGGGCGACGCGTCGCCCCTGCAAGCCGCGCTCTCCGCCTGGGAGCGGGGAAGCATCGATGGGCGCCCGCTGCCCGACGCCGATGCCCCCGCGGGCCGGCTCGCCCGCTTCTTCGCCTCCCTCGACGGACACCAGCGCGACCGGCTCGCCGGCCGCTACCCGCTCGCGGTCGGCAACATGAACGGCGCGCCCGCCACGCTCCGCTACCGTGCGAACCACATCGCGCTGGGTCAGGCCCGCAAGGTGGAGCGTGCGCGCATGCACGACAAGCGCCTCTCCCCGCTGGGCCAGCAGGAGGCCGAGCGCAGGATGAAGCGGTTCGGCGTGATGATGCGCCCGGGACGCCAGGTCCTCGCCTTCGACCCCATGGGCTCCGGACGCATGGCGGAGGTCTTCGGAGATATAGACAAGGCGCGCCGTGTCTCCGTCGTCGTGCCCGGTGTCGACACCAACGTGCTCACCTTCGAGCGGACGTTCCGCAAGTACTCGGCACCGGTGGGCATGGCGAAGTCGCTCTACCGCGAGGAGCGCGCGGTCAGCCCCCGCGCGCGTACCGCCGTGATCGCCTGGGCCGACTACACCGCGCCCGTCGGCATCGGCGTGGACGCGGCCACCGCCATGCGCGCCGAGGACGGGGCCACCCGCCTCGAAGCGATGGTGCGCGGTCTGCCCGGTCGTACGCCGGTCGCGCTGTACTGCCACAGCTACGGCTCCGTGGTGTGCGGTGTGGCCGCGCGGGACCTGCCCTCGCGGGTCACGGACATCGCGGTGGCGGGCAGCCCCGGCATGCGGGCCGACTCGGCGTCCCAGCTGGACACGGGCGCCCGGATCTGGGCGACCCGGGACGGCGACGACTGGATCCAGGACGTTCCGAACATGGAGTTCGGCGGGCTCGGCCACGGCGCCGACCCGGTGGCCGAGGGCTTCGGCGCGCGCGTGTTCTCCGCGGCGGGCGCCCGGGGGCACACCGGCTATTTCGAGCCGGGCACGGAGAGCCTGCGGAACTTCGCGGAAATCGGGACTGGTTCGTACCACGCGGTGCGGTGCGCGAGCGGGGACGGTGCCTGCCGGAAGGGTATTTCCGGCGGGGCAGCGGCCTGACGCGCGTAGAAATCGATGAAACAGCGGCCCGCCGCGGGAGGGACGGAGGAGCGCGTGCCGCCTACGATGAGCCGCATGGGTGATGTTCTGGCCGGATTTCATGCCGCCTGGGAGTTCGAGTCCGACTCTGTGCTCATCCGCTTCGAACGGGGAATCCGCACGCCGAAGCTCTTCCAGGCGCTCGGCGAACGGCGCGTCCCCCTCGATGCGATCTCGGCGGTGACGCTCTCCCCCGGCAAACGCGGGACCGTGGTCCTGCATGCCGTCCCGAGACCGGGCGCCGATCCTCTGATGGAGGCCGCGGCGGGTCAGCTCAAGGAGAGCTGCGACCCGTACCGCCTGGTGCTGCCCGCGGAGCGGGAGACGCTCGCCGAGTACTACGCGGACGAGCTGCGGGCGCAGCTCCGGCCGGACGACGGCGAGAGCGCGGACCGCTTCCTGGTGGCGCCGCCCGAGGCGCCGCTGCAGTTCAAGGCGTACGACGGGAAGGCGTCCTTCGACGGGAAGCTGGTGTCGTTCCGCTGGTTCTGGACCGGCGCGTCCTCGGCGAAGTGGAAGGCCGGTGACCAGAGCTTCCCGGTCACCGACCTGAGCGGCATCGAGTGGCGCTCCCCCGAGGTGTTCGAGGGTCATCTGCGGCTGCTGCGGCGCGAGACGCCGGTGGCGCAGCCCGCACAGGCCGACCAGGACCCGGCGGCCGTCGTCTTCGGCCTCGGGTACGGCCCGGTCCACGAATCGCTGCCGTTCGCCGCGTCGGTCCTCGCGGCGGTGCGGGCGTCGGGCCCGGCGCCGAACTCCGACGGCCCGGGCGCCGTCGCCGCCGCCGTGACGCCCGCCGTGCGGCGCGACCCCGCGGACATCGCGGAGCGCATCCGGCACCTGGGCGAGCTGCATCAGGCGGGTCTGCTCACGGACGACGAGTTCACGATGAAGAAGACCGAGCTCCTCGCCGAGCTGTGAGCCACCCGGTACGGACTACTCGCGTCCCGCCGACGTGAAGGTCATGTCGGCGTAGCGGTCGCCCGCGACGCCCGCGGCGATCGGTTCGAGGGCGGCGAGGTCGTTCTCGGTGAGGGTGATGCGGGTGGCCGCGGTGTTCTCCTCGACCCGGGTGGCCTTGCGGGTGCCGGGGATCGGGACGACGGGCAGGCCGTGGACGTCCGCCTGCTGCTGGACCCAGGCGAGCGCGACCTGGCCGGGGCTGGCTCCGTGCGCCTCGGCGACGGAGCGCACGGGGGCCAGGAGGGCGGCGTTGGCGGTGGCGTTGTCCCCGGTGAAGCGGGGCTGCTGGCGCCGGAAGTCGTCCTCGCCGAGCTCCTTGTCGGCGCTGACGAACGAGCCGGTGAGGAAGCCGCGGCCGAGCGGGGAGTACGGCACGAGGGCCACGCCGAGCTCGGCGGCGGCGGGGACCACGCCGCGCTCGATGTCGCGGCTGAACAGCGACCACTCCGACTGCACGGCGGCGACGGGGTGGACGGCGTGCGCGGCGCGCAGCTCGCCGCCGGTGACCTCGCTCAGGCCGATGTGCTTGACCTTGCCCGCGGCGACGAGCTCCGCGAGCACGCCGACGGTCTCCTCGATCGGCACGTTCGGGTCGCGGCGGTGCATGTAGTAGAGGTCGATGACGTCCGTGCCGAGGCGGCGCAGGCTCGCGTCGACGCTGGCGCGGATGTACGCGGGGCTGTTGTCGATGCGCCGCTTCGTCGGCTCCGCCGGGTCGATGCCCAGGGCGAACTTGGTGGCGATGACGATCTCGTCGCGGTGCGCCTTGACGAAGGGGGCGAGGAACTCCTCGTTCTCACCCGCGCCGTAGACGTCGGCGGTGTCGTAGAGGGTGACGCCGAGCTCCAGTGCGCGGTCCAGGGTGGCGCGGGCCTGGTCGGTGTCCGTGGGGCCGTAGGCGAAGCTCATGCCCATGCAGCCGAGACCCTGGACGCCGACCTCGGGGCCGCCCGTGCCGAGCCGCACCTTCGCTATTGCCTTGTCCGTCATCAGTCAGGGCCTTTCCGACGCCCTGCGGGCGCACGCATAGTTGTCGATCTTGTGGTCGAGGACGGCGAGGGTGTCCTGCAGCTCCGCGATGCGGGCGCGGACGTCGCGCCGGGTCTGCTCCAGGAGTTCCTGGCGCTGGGGGAAGGTGTGCTCCCCTTCGCGCACCAGCTCCGCGTACCGGACCATGTCCGCCACGGGCATCCCGGTCAGACGCAGCTTGCCGACGAAGGACAGCCAGTTCAGGTCGCGGTCGCTGTAGCGGCGCTGGCCCGTGTGGGAGCGGTCGATGTGCGGCATCAGGCCGATCCGCTCGTACCAGCGCAGGGTGTAGGCGGAGAGGCCGGTGCGGTCGACGACTTCACTGATCGTGTAGTGGTCCTGCCCGTCCGGTTTCGCCTGGGTCCTGGTCTCCGTCACCGTCATGACCCACACGCTAGAACCTTGGAGTGCACTCCAAGCAAGCGGATCCGACGGAAATCCGGGAGACGTCTCAGCCCCTGGTCAGTACGGTCCCCCGCATGAGTCTCGTACGCCGTGCCACGCCGGAAGACGCCGAGGAACTGCTCAGACTGAGGCAGGTGATGATCGACTCCGTCTTCGCCGGGCGCTCCGGCGCCGTGGGCGCCGACGCGTCCGACACGAGCTGGCACGCCGAGTCCCTGCCGACCGTACGGCGTCGGCTCGCCGAGCCCGAGGGGGACTTCGCGGCGTTCGTCGTCGATCATCCGGAGCGCCCCGGCGGGCTCGCCGCGCTGGCCGTCGGCACGCTCGACTACCGGATCGGGCGCGCGGGCAACCCGCAGGGCCTGACCGGCTCGGTCTTCAGCGTCGCCACCGACCCGGACCAGCGGCGCAGGGGGTACGCGCGAGCGGCCATGGAGGTGCTGCTCGACTGGTTCCGCGAGCGCGGGGCGCGCAGCGTGGACCTCAACGCGTCGGCGGAGGCAGAACCGCTGTACGCCTCCCTCGGCTTCGTCCGCAAGCCCGACCCCTCGATGCGGCTCAACCTGTGAGCGCCTTAGGCTCGGACGCATGCAGAGCCTCGTATTGATCGAGAACTGGCCGGTCCCCACCGCTGCCGCCGCCGTCGTCCGGGCGGACGGCACCGTCGTGGGGGCGCACGGCCCCACGGACCGGCGGTTCGCGCTCGCCTCGGTCACCAAGCCCCTCGCGGCGTACGCGGCGCTCGTCGCGTACGAGGAGGGGGCGATCGAGCTCGACGAGCCCGCCGGGCCCGAGGGGTCGACGGTGCGGCACCTGCTCGCGCACACCAGTGGCCTCGCGTTCGACGAGCACCGGGTGACGTCGGCGCCGGGGACACGGCGGCTGTACTCGAACGCGGGGTTCGAGGTGCTCGGCGATCACATCGCCAAGGCGACCGACATCCCCTTCGTGGAGTACCTGCGGCAGGCGGTCCTGGAGCCGCTGGGGATGACGTCCACCGCGCTGGAGGGCGACCTCTCGCCCGCCAAGGACGGCGTGTCGACGGTCGACGACCTGGTGCGGTTCGCGGCCGAGGTGCAGGCCCCGCAGCTCCTGGACGCGCGGACCGTGGCGGCGGCGATGACCGTGACGTACCCCGGCCTGAAGGGCGTCCTGCCCGGGTACGGGCACCAGAACCCCAACGACTGGGGGCTCGGCTTCGAGATCAGGGACTCCAAGTCGCCCCACTGGACGGGGAGTTCGTCCTCGCCTCGGACCTTCGGACACTTCGGACAGGCCGGTACGTTCCTGTGGATCGACCCCGACGCGCAGGCGGCCTGCGTCGCGCTCACCGACCGGCCCTTCGGGCCGTGGGCCGCCGAGGTGTGGCCCCCGTTCACCGACGCGGTGCTCGCCGACCTCCGCGGCTAGGCACACGAGCACCACGGTCAGGCGGCGCTCGTCATCTCCCAGATCAGTACCTCGGCCCCGCCCTGGGCCTCCCCTTCGAGGTCCGGCTCGGCGCTGATCCGCGCCGAGTCGCCCGGTTCCAGCAGGTCACCCGCGAGGGACAGCCTGCCGCGCACCACGTGGACGTACACGAACGGCGCCTCCGGTATCGCGAGGCGCTCGCCCGCCGCGGGCCGCCGCACGTGCAGGAGCGCCCCCGCGTCCGGCACCGCGTACGGCGTCGAGTCGGCGATCCCGCGCACCACCTCGTAGGACGGTTCGCCGCCCGGGGCGAGCGGGGCCAGCCACATCTGGACGAAGACCAGCGGGTCGGGGCCGTCGTTGCGCTCCACGTGGCGGACGCCGCCCGCGGCCGAGAGGTGCTGGACGTCGCCGGGGCGGACCAGGGACGCGTGGCCCGCCGAGTCGCGGTGGGTGAGCTCGCCCTCGACGACCCAGGTCACGATCTCCGTGTGGCTGTGCGGATGCTCGTCGAAGCCCGCGCCGGGCGCCAGGCGCTCTTCGTTGCAGGCCAGGACCGCGCCGAAGCGGAGGTTGTCGGGGTCGTAGTGGGAACCGAAGGAGAAGGCGTGGCAGGACTCGATGCCGGCCGCGGTCTCCCCGCCGCGGTACCGGTCGCCGGAGCGCCGTACATCAATCACGCCCCCCACGGTAGGACAGGTCCAGGCCCCTGCACCGCATGTCCCCGCCCCGATAAGGCAGTCTTGTCCCCGTGCCCGAACCTTCAGCGAACGCAGCCCCTCAGGACGCCCGACGGTCCGCCCACGCCCATGCCGCGACCCTGAAGCGCCTGGAGAAGTCGTCCGGGAGCCTCGCGGCGCAGGCCATCGCGCGCATGGACGAGACGCTGTCCTGGTACCGGGCGATGCCGCCGGAGAACCGCTCCTGGATCGGCCTGGTCGCCCAGGCCGGTATCGCCGCGTTCACCGAGTGGTTCCGGCACCCGGACGCCCCCCAGGCCATCTCCACCGACGTCTTCGGCACCGCCCCGCGCGAGCTGACCAGGGCGATCACCCTGCGCCAGACCGTGGAGATGGTGCGTACGACGATCGAGGTCATGGAGTCGGCGATCGACGAGGTCGCCGCGCCGGGCGACGAGTCGGTGCTGCGGGAGGCCCTCCTCGTCTACGCCCGCGAGATCGCCTTCGCCACCGCGCAGGTGTACGCGCAGGCCGCCGAGGCACGCGGTGCCTGGGACGCCCGGCTCGAATCGCTCGTCGTGAACGCGGTCCTCTCCGGCGAGGCCGACGAGGGCGCCGTCTCGCGCGCCGCGGCCCTCGGCTGGAACTCGCCCGAACACGTCTGCGTGGTCCTCGGCACCGCCCCCGACGGCGACAGCGAGCTCACCGTGGAGGCCATCCGCCGCGCCGCCCGGCACGCGAAACTGCAGGTCCTGACGGGTGTGCTCGGGGACCGCCTGGTCGTCATCGCGGGCGGCAACGACAATCCGCTGCACGTCGCGAAGTCCCTGATCGGCCCGTACGCCGCCGGTCCCGTGGTGGCCGGGCCCATCGTCCCCGACCTGCTCGCCGCCACCCGCTCCGCGCAGGCCGCGGCCGCCGGACTCAAGGCCTCCGCCGCCTGGCAGGACGCCCCGCGGCCCGTCCTCGCGGACGATCTGCTGCCCGAACGCGCGATCGCGGGGGATCCGGCGGCGCGCGAGCAGTTGGTGGAGGAGATCTACAGACCACTGGAGGAAGCGGGCTCGGCGCTCCTGGAGACGCTCAGCGTCTATCTGGAACAAGCCAGCAGCCTCGAAGGCGCGGCCAGAATGCTCTTCGTCCACCCCAACACCGTGCGCTACCGGCTCCGACGTGTGACTGACGTCACCGGCTGGTCACCTTCCGACGTCCGCTCGGCTTTCACGCTGCGGATCGCGCTGATCCTGGGGCGGCTGGCCGACGGCGATCCTCAGTCGTAGGGTTTGTCGGCGGGTTTGTCGGCCTCCTACAAATCCCCCAGCGGTTCTTCGTCCCTGTCCCCACGGGCGGGTCCCACCGTCCACAAGAGAGAGTGTAAGAGTGCTCGTACTCGTCGCTCCCGGCCAAGGCGCTCAGACGCCCGGCTTCCTGACCCCCTGGCTCGACCTCCCCGGTGCTGCCGACCGCATCACCGCCTGGTCGGACGCCATCGGGCTCGACCTCGCCCACTACGGCACCCAGGCCGACGCGGACGCGATCCGCGACACGGCCGTGGCCCAGCCGCTGCTCGTGGCCGCCGGTCTGCTCTCCGCCGCGGCACTCGGTGACATCACGCCGGGCGCCGTCGCCGGACACAGCGTCGGCGAGATCACGGCCGCCGCGTACGCCGGAGTGCTCGGCGAGGACGACGCGCTGCGCCTCGTGCGCAAGCGCGGGCTCGCGATGGCCGACGCCGCCGCCGTCACGGAGACCGGCATGGCCGCCCTCCTCGGCGGCGACCCCGAGGTCACCGTCCCGCACCTGGAGAAGCTCGGGCTGACCCCGGCGAACGTGAACGGCGCAGGCCAGATCGTTGCCGCAGGCACCCTGGAGCAGCTCGCGGCGCTGCAGGAGGACAAGCCCGAGGGCGTCCGCAAGGTCGTCGCCCTCAAGGTCGCGGGCGCGTTCCACACCGAGCACATGGCGCCCGCGGTCGCCGCGCTGGAGGAGGCCGCCAAGGACCTCCCCGTCGCCGACCCGCGCTTCACCTACGTCTCGAACCGCGACGGCAAGGCGGTCGCCACCGGTACCGACGTGATCTCCCGCCTGGTCGGGCAGGTCGCCAACCCGGTCCGCTGGGACCTGTGCATGGAGACCTTCCAGGAGCTCGGCGTGACCGCGCTGATCGAGGTGTGCCCCGGCGGCACGCTGACCGGTCTGGCCAAGCGCGCCCTCAAGGGCGTCCAGACCCTCGCGGTGAAGACCCCCGATGACCTCGACGCGGCCCGCGCGCTCGTCGCCGAGCATTCCTGAGCCGACGACAGACAAGGAGCCGTAGCGCATGTCGAAGATCAAGGCCGCACAAGGCCATCCGTACGCGCGGATCATGGGCGTCGGCGGCTACCGTCCCACCCGGGTCGTGCCGAACGAGGTCATCCTCGAGACGATCGACTCGTCCGACGAGTGGATCCGCTCCCGCTCCGGCATCGCGACCCGCCACTGGGCCTCCGACGAGGAGACCGTGGCCGCGATGTCCGTGGAGGCCGCGGGCAAGGCGATCGCCGACGCCGGCATCACGCCCGAGCAGGTCGGAGCCGTCATCGTCTCCACCGTCTCGCACTTCAAGCAGACCCCGGCCATCGCGACCGAGATCGCGGACAAGGTCGGCGCGGGCAAGCCCGCCGCGTTCGACATCTCCGCGGGCTGCGCCGGCTTCGGCTACGGCCTCACCCTCGCCAAGGGCATGGTCGTCGACGGTTCCGCCGAGTACGTCCTGGTGATCGGCGTGGAGCGGCTGAGCGACCTCACCGACCTGCACGACCGTGCGACGGCGTTCCTCTTCGGTGACGGCGCGGGCGCCGTGATCGTGGGCCCCTCCAAGGAGCCGCGGATCGGTCCGACGGTGTGGGGCTCGGAGGGCGACAAGGCCGAGACGATCAAGCAGACCGAGGCGTGGGACGTGTACCGCAACGGTGGCGCCCCCGCCAAGTACCCTGCCATTACCCAGGAGGGCCAGGCGGTCTTCCGCTGGGCCGTGTTCGAGATGGCGAAGGTCGCCCAGCAGGCGCTGGACGCGGCCGGAATCACCGCGGACGACCTGGATGTCTTCATTCCGCACCAGGCCAACGAGCGGATCATCGACTCGATGGTGAAGACTCTGAAACTGCCGGAACACGTCACGGTCGCCCGTGATGTGCGCACCACCGGTAACACCTCGGCCGCCTCGATCCCGCTCGCGATGGAGCGGCTCCTGGCGACCGGCGAGGCGAAGAGCGGCGACACCGCCCTCGTCATCGGCTTCGGGGCGGGTCTCGTCTACGCAGCCACGGTCGTTACCCTCCCCTAGGCATCACGTCCGGATCACCTGGTCCGGGCGCTGCAACCAACCTGCCGCTGCCGCGGCGGGCGCC from the Streptomyces venezuelae genome contains:
- a CDS encoding ACP S-malonyltransferase, with the protein product MLVLVAPGQGAQTPGFLTPWLDLPGAADRITAWSDAIGLDLAHYGTQADADAIRDTAVAQPLLVAAGLLSAAALGDITPGAVAGHSVGEITAAAYAGVLGEDDALRLVRKRGLAMADAAAVTETGMAALLGGDPEVTVPHLEKLGLTPANVNGAGQIVAAGTLEQLAALQEDKPEGVRKVVALKVAGAFHTEHMAPAVAALEEAAKDLPVADPRFTYVSNRDGKAVATGTDVISRLVGQVANPVRWDLCMETFQELGVTALIEVCPGGTLTGLAKRALKGVQTLAVKTPDDLDAARALVAEHS
- a CDS encoding ketoacyl-ACP synthase III, which translates into the protein MSKIKAAQGHPYARIMGVGGYRPTRVVPNEVILETIDSSDEWIRSRSGIATRHWASDEETVAAMSVEAAGKAIADAGITPEQVGAVIVSTVSHFKQTPAIATEIADKVGAGKPAAFDISAGCAGFGYGLTLAKGMVVDGSAEYVLVIGVERLSDLTDLHDRATAFLFGDGAGAVIVGPSKEPRIGPTVWGSEGDKAETIKQTEAWDVYRNGGAPAKYPAITQEGQAVFRWAVFEMAKVAQQALDAAGITADDLDVFIPHQANERIIDSMVKTLKLPEHVTVARDVRTTGNTSAASIPLAMERLLATGEAKSGDTALVIGFGAGLVYAATVVTLP
- a CDS encoding PucR family transcriptional regulator, with amino-acid sequence MPEPSANAAPQDARRSAHAHAATLKRLEKSSGSLAAQAIARMDETLSWYRAMPPENRSWIGLVAQAGIAAFTEWFRHPDAPQAISTDVFGTAPRELTRAITLRQTVEMVRTTIEVMESAIDEVAAPGDESVLREALLVYAREIAFATAQVYAQAAEARGAWDARLESLVVNAVLSGEADEGAVSRAAALGWNSPEHVCVVLGTAPDGDSELTVEAIRRAARHAKLQVLTGVLGDRLVVIAGGNDNPLHVAKSLIGPYAAGPVVAGPIVPDLLAATRSAQAAAAGLKASAAWQDAPRPVLADDLLPERAIAGDPAAREQLVEEIYRPLEEAGSALLETLSVYLEQASSLEGAARMLFVHPNTVRYRLRRVTDVTGWSPSDVRSAFTLRIALILGRLADGDPQS